A stretch of the Gracilinanus agilis isolate LMUSP501 chromosome 4, AgileGrace, whole genome shotgun sequence genome encodes the following:
- the LRRFIP1 gene encoding leucine-rich repeat flightless-interacting protein 1 isoform X5, producing MQKKELDCLSPEAQKLAEARLAAKRAARAEAREIRMKELERQQKEASDEDERMSVGSRGSLRSQAELDYAGACSVSSRPSHESKLSTRRSSREDKWGSYYSDLGLSCGGSLPSRPVSASQNGARASVACDESVYGGSRRFSAPNAHPPSEYSGCLGSGSRASSRAGSARASPVVEERPEKDFTEKGSRNMPSLSAATLASLGGTSSRRGSGDTSISVDTEASIREIKEINELKDQIQDVEGKYMQGLREMKDSLAEVEEKYKKAMVSNAQLDNEKTNFMYQVDTLKDALLELEEQLAESRRQYEEKNKEFERQKHAHSVLQFQFAEAKEALKQRDEMLAEIQQLRQKQEAYVREVSDLQETIEWKDKKIGALERQKEYFDSVRSERDDLRAEAILLKEELKKHGIILNSEVTTNGEPLDNRSNMSHLGSPKVSQEETNALKSSNDGTLGRVKEVKVASENVDKVGESAVWQNPEREQPQALPPDGNAQAEASPPPQDHATVPEALATDPGQEPPPTHVPETRAVPGNSNKQVGDQARAEPPRFLEASVEANHHPDGLKSHDVAQDQESAGSPPYPGEVLSQDGRSSAEAQNRKKEGKPEEESSRKSDQESDPAGSPSPERTGAALEGPNESLPESLLEGEEAEGKKHLDTKAGREGSKDGAVISDKKCTNLTQGDQNKEEETLGISEGEKKEEELMQTMPSSPKLESGQPEKTARTGPTGAGECSRPSVPAAAGRDDQKGELCETSSRKSKNKKRKNKKRKSPPVDSPEDVKKELVFQNTEEDEEEEVRDPAQDALAKAAHDGKQEARTELDEYVDCPEEANADSDDKPNLEVDKAKKPQEAPELGRDTAHPWGADGEGRSSPSGAPRAESPEEESAEHSQTSRLEKEASAGGGPENKADMLVPEESSHPETTEENCERSDEQTETAEEAVESRDSDEPEDPAGSGGAESKDDVRGRASRGKDKNKEECAMS from the exons TCCCAGGCCGAGCTGGACTATGCCGGTGCCTGCTCTGTG AGTTCCAGGCCCAGCCACGAAAGCAAGCTGTCCACCAGGCGGTCGTCCCGGGAGGACAAGTGG GGCTCCTACTACTCGGACCTCGGGCTTTCCTGCGGCGGCAGCCTTCCCTCCCGGCCGGTGTCGGCCTCCCAGAATGGAGCTCGG GCCTCCGTGGCGTGTGACGAGAGCGTGTACGGCGGGAGCCGGAGATTCAGCGCCCCCAACGCGCACCCT CCCTCCGAGTACAGCGGCTGCCTGGGCTCCGGATCTCGGGCTTCCTCCAGGGCCGGCTCCGCTCGGGCAAGTCCAGTG gTCGAAGAGAGGCCAGAAAAGGACTTTACAGAGAAG ggaTCTCGCAACATGCCCAGCTTATCCGCAGCCACGCTGGCCTCTCTGGGCGGAACGTCCTCGCGGAGGGGCAGCGGGGACACCTCCATCTCCGTGGACACCGAGGCCTCCATCAGGGAAATCAAG GAGATCAATGAGTTGAAGGACCAGATTCAGGATGTAGAAGGCAAATACATGCAGGGCCTGAGAGAAATGAAG GACTCGCTGGCAGAAGTCGAGGAGAAGTACAAGAAGGCCATGGTGTCCAACGCCCAGCTGGACAACGAAAAGACCAACTTCATGTACCAGGTCGACACCCTGAAGGACGCCTTGTTAGAGCTGGAGGAACAGCTGGCCGAATCCCGAAGACAGTACGAGGAGAAAAACAAG GAATTCGAAAGACAGAAACATGCCCACAGCGTGCTGCAGTTTCAGTTTGCCGAAGCCAAAGAGGCCTTAAAGCAGCGGGACGAGATGCTGGCG GAGATCCAGCAGCTCCGGCAGAAGCAGGAGGCTTATGTGAGGGAGGTTTCTGATCTCCAGGAGACGATAGAATGGAAAGACAAAAAGATAGGG GCattagagaggcagaaagagtaCTTTGATTCCGTACGGAGTGAGCGAGATGACCTTCGGGCCGAAGCGATCCTGCTCAAGGAGGAGCTGAAG AAACATGGAATAATCCTGAATTCTGAAGTAACCACCAATGGAGAGCCTCTAGATAATAGAAGTAACATGAGCCACCTGGGCTCTCCCAAAGTATCCCAAGAGGAGACAAATGCCCTGAAGTCATCCAACGATGGGACGCTAG GAAGAGTCAAGGAAGTGAAGGTGGCAAGTGAGAATGTGGACAAAGTGGGGGAAAGCGCGGTCTGGCAGAATCCCGAGCGTGAGCAGCCCCAGGCCTTGCCTCCCGATGGGAATGCCCAGGCAGAAGCCTCCCCGCCCCCGCAAGACCATGCCACGGTGCCAGAAGCCTTAGCCACGGACCCGGGGCAGGAGCCGCCTCCCACCCACGTGCCAGAGACTCGGGCGGTCCCTGGAAATAGCAACAAGCAGGTTGGAGACCAAGCAAGGGCTGAGCCTCCCCGTTTCCTGGAGGCTAGTGTAGAAGCCAATCATCACCCTGATGGCTTAAAGAGTCATGATGTGGCTCAGGATCAGGAGAGTGCAGGGAGCCCTCCGTATCCAGGCGAGGTGCTCAGCCAGGATGGACGCAGCTCCGCAGAGgctcaaaacagaaagaaagagggaaaaccAGAGGAAGAGAGTAGCAGGAAATCAGATCAGGAAAGCGATCCCGCGGGCAGCCCAAGTCCTGAAAGAACAGGCGCAGCACTGGAGGGACCGAATGAAAGTCTTCCAGAAAGCTTGCTTGAAGGGGAAGAGGCCGAAGGCAAGAAGCACTTAGACACAAAGGCAGGCAGAGAAGGGTCCAAAGATGGAGCGGTTATTTCAGATAAAAAATGTACAAATCTCACCCAAGGGGACCAGAATAAGGAGGAAGAAACACTGGGGATCagtgaaggagagaagaaagaggaggagctAATGCAGACAATGCCGTCGTCTCCCAAACTCGAGAGCGGTCAGCCTGAAAAAACGGCCAGGACAGGCCCGACGGGGGCCGGCGAATGCTCCCGTCCCAGCGTGCCTGCTGCTGCAGGAAGAGATGACCAGAAAGGGGAGCTGTGCGAAACCTCATCCAGAAAGTCCAAGaacaagaagaggaaaaacaagaagagaaaatctCCCCCCGTAGACTCTCCCGAAGACGTTAAGAAGGAGTTGGTCTTCCAAAACaccgaggaggacgaggaggaggaagTCCGGGATCCGGCCCAAGACGCCCTCGCTAAGGCGGCCCACGACGGAAAGCAGGAAGCGAGGACCGAGCTCGACGAGTACGTGGATTGTCCGGAGGAAGCCAACGCCGACTCGGACGACAAACCAAACCTGGAGGTTGATAAAGCCAAGAAGCCCCAAGAAGCACCCGAGCTTGGGAGAGACACGGCCCATCCTTGGGGAGCCGATGGCGAGGGACGGTCCAGTCCCTCGGGGGCCCCCAGGGCAGAAAGCCCAGAAGAGGAGTCGGCCGAGCACAGCCAGACATCCAGGCTGGAGAAGGAAGCCTCGGCGGGCGGCGGGCCAGAAAACAAAGCCGACATGTTGGTCCCCGAGGAGAGTTCTCACCCCGAGACGACGGAGGAAAACTGCGAGCGGTCAGACGAGCAGACAGAGACGGCCGAGGAAGCCGTAGAAAGCCGAGACAGCGACGAGCCCGAAGACCCAGCGGGCAGCGGCGGGGCGGAGAGCAAGGACGACGTCCGAGGCAGGGCCAGCCGGGGGAAAGATAAGAATAAAGAAGAGTGTGCCATGTCCTGA
- the LRRFIP1 gene encoding leucine-rich repeat flightless-interacting protein 1 isoform X10, with amino-acid sequence MQKKELDCLSPEAQKLAEARLAAKRAARAEAREIRMKELERQQKEVEERPEKDFTEKGSRNMPSLSAATLASLGGTSSRRGSGDTSISVDTEASIREIKDSLAEVEEKYKKAMVSNAQLDNEKTNFMYQVDTLKDALLELEEQLAESRRQYEEKNKEFERQKHAHSVLQFQFAEAKEALKQRDEMLAKHGIILNSEVTTNGEPLDNRSNMSHLGSPKVSQEETNALKSSNDGTLGRVKEVKVASENVDKVGESAVWQNPEREQPQALPPDGNAQAEASPPPQDHATVPEALATDPGQEPPPTHVPETRAVPGNSNKQVGDQARAEPPRFLEASVEANHHPDGLKSHDVAQDQESAGSPPYPGEVLSQDGRSSAEAQNRKKEGKPEEESSRKSDQESDPAGSPSPERTGAALEGPNESLPESLLEGEEAEGKKHLDTKAGREGSKDGAVISDKKCTNLTQGDQNKEEETLGISEGEKKEEELMQTMPSSPKLESGQPEKTARTGPTGAGECSRPSVPAAAGRDDQKGELCETSSRKSKNKKRKNKKRKSPPVDSPEDVKKELVFQNTEEDEEEEVRDPAQDALAKAAHDGKQEARTELDEYVDCPEEANADSDDKPNLEVDKAKKPQEAPELGRDTAHPWGADGEGRSSPSGAPRAESPEEESAEHSQTSRLEKEASAGGGPENKADMLVPEESSHPETTEENCERSDEQTETAEEAVESRDSDEPEDPAGSGGAESKDDVRGRASRGKDKNKEECAMS; translated from the exons gTCGAAGAGAGGCCAGAAAAGGACTTTACAGAGAAG ggaTCTCGCAACATGCCCAGCTTATCCGCAGCCACGCTGGCCTCTCTGGGCGGAACGTCCTCGCGGAGGGGCAGCGGGGACACCTCCATCTCCGTGGACACCGAGGCCTCCATCAGGGAAATCAAG GACTCGCTGGCAGAAGTCGAGGAGAAGTACAAGAAGGCCATGGTGTCCAACGCCCAGCTGGACAACGAAAAGACCAACTTCATGTACCAGGTCGACACCCTGAAGGACGCCTTGTTAGAGCTGGAGGAACAGCTGGCCGAATCCCGAAGACAGTACGAGGAGAAAAACAAG GAATTCGAAAGACAGAAACATGCCCACAGCGTGCTGCAGTTTCAGTTTGCCGAAGCCAAAGAGGCCTTAAAGCAGCGGGACGAGATGCTGGCG AAACATGGAATAATCCTGAATTCTGAAGTAACCACCAATGGAGAGCCTCTAGATAATAGAAGTAACATGAGCCACCTGGGCTCTCCCAAAGTATCCCAAGAGGAGACAAATGCCCTGAAGTCATCCAACGATGGGACGCTAG GAAGAGTCAAGGAAGTGAAGGTGGCAAGTGAGAATGTGGACAAAGTGGGGGAAAGCGCGGTCTGGCAGAATCCCGAGCGTGAGCAGCCCCAGGCCTTGCCTCCCGATGGGAATGCCCAGGCAGAAGCCTCCCCGCCCCCGCAAGACCATGCCACGGTGCCAGAAGCCTTAGCCACGGACCCGGGGCAGGAGCCGCCTCCCACCCACGTGCCAGAGACTCGGGCGGTCCCTGGAAATAGCAACAAGCAGGTTGGAGACCAAGCAAGGGCTGAGCCTCCCCGTTTCCTGGAGGCTAGTGTAGAAGCCAATCATCACCCTGATGGCTTAAAGAGTCATGATGTGGCTCAGGATCAGGAGAGTGCAGGGAGCCCTCCGTATCCAGGCGAGGTGCTCAGCCAGGATGGACGCAGCTCCGCAGAGgctcaaaacagaaagaaagagggaaaaccAGAGGAAGAGAGTAGCAGGAAATCAGATCAGGAAAGCGATCCCGCGGGCAGCCCAAGTCCTGAAAGAACAGGCGCAGCACTGGAGGGACCGAATGAAAGTCTTCCAGAAAGCTTGCTTGAAGGGGAAGAGGCCGAAGGCAAGAAGCACTTAGACACAAAGGCAGGCAGAGAAGGGTCCAAAGATGGAGCGGTTATTTCAGATAAAAAATGTACAAATCTCACCCAAGGGGACCAGAATAAGGAGGAAGAAACACTGGGGATCagtgaaggagagaagaaagaggaggagctAATGCAGACAATGCCGTCGTCTCCCAAACTCGAGAGCGGTCAGCCTGAAAAAACGGCCAGGACAGGCCCGACGGGGGCCGGCGAATGCTCCCGTCCCAGCGTGCCTGCTGCTGCAGGAAGAGATGACCAGAAAGGGGAGCTGTGCGAAACCTCATCCAGAAAGTCCAAGaacaagaagaggaaaaacaagaagagaaaatctCCCCCCGTAGACTCTCCCGAAGACGTTAAGAAGGAGTTGGTCTTCCAAAACaccgaggaggacgaggaggaggaagTCCGGGATCCGGCCCAAGACGCCCTCGCTAAGGCGGCCCACGACGGAAAGCAGGAAGCGAGGACCGAGCTCGACGAGTACGTGGATTGTCCGGAGGAAGCCAACGCCGACTCGGACGACAAACCAAACCTGGAGGTTGATAAAGCCAAGAAGCCCCAAGAAGCACCCGAGCTTGGGAGAGACACGGCCCATCCTTGGGGAGCCGATGGCGAGGGACGGTCCAGTCCCTCGGGGGCCCCCAGGGCAGAAAGCCCAGAAGAGGAGTCGGCCGAGCACAGCCAGACATCCAGGCTGGAGAAGGAAGCCTCGGCGGGCGGCGGGCCAGAAAACAAAGCCGACATGTTGGTCCCCGAGGAGAGTTCTCACCCCGAGACGACGGAGGAAAACTGCGAGCGGTCAGACGAGCAGACAGAGACGGCCGAGGAAGCCGTAGAAAGCCGAGACAGCGACGAGCCCGAAGACCCAGCGGGCAGCGGCGGGGCGGAGAGCAAGGACGACGTCCGAGGCAGGGCCAGCCGGGGGAAAGATAAGAATAAAGAAGAGTGTGCCATGTCCTGA
- the LRRFIP1 gene encoding leucine-rich repeat flightless-interacting protein 1 isoform X2 translates to MQKKELDCLSPEAQKLAEARLAAKRAARAEAREIRMKELERQQKEIYQVQKKYYGLDAKWGDIEQWMEDSERYSHRFRRNPSASDEDERMSVGSRGSLRSSRPSHESKLSTRRSSREDKWGSYYSDLGLSCGGSLPSRPVSASQNGARASVACDESVYGGSRRFSAPNAHPPSEYSGCLGSGSRASSRAGSARASPVVEERPEKDFTEKGSRNMPSLSAATLASLGGTSSRRGSGDTSISVDTEASIREIKEINELKDQIQDVEGKYMQGLREMKDSLAEVEEKYKKAMVSNAQLDNEKTNFMYQVDTLKDALLELEEQLAESRRQYEEKNKEFERQKHAHSVLQFQFAEAKEALKQRDEMLAEIQQLRQKQEAYVREVSDLQETIEWKDKKIGALERQKEYFDSVRSERDDLRAEAILLKEELKKHGIILNSEVTTNGEPLDNRSNMSHLGSPKVSQEETNALKSSNDGTLGRVKEVKVASENVDKVGESAVWQNPEREQPQALPPDGNAQAEASPPPQDHATVPEALATDPGQEPPPTHVPETRAVPGNSNKQVGDQARAEPPRFLEASVEANHHPDGLKSHDVAQDQESAGSPPYPGEVLSQDGRSSAEAQNRKKEGKPEEESSRKSDQESDPAGSPSPERTGAALEGPNESLPESLLEGEEAEGKKHLDTKAGREGSKDGAVISDKKCTNLTQGDQNKEEETLGISEGEKKEEELMQTMPSSPKLESGQPEKTARTGPTGAGECSRPSVPAAAGRDDQKGELCETSSRKSKNKKRKNKKRKSPPVDSPEDVKKELVFQNTEEDEEEEVRDPAQDALAKAAHDGKQEARTELDEYVDCPEEANADSDDKPNLEVDKAKKPQEAPELGRDTAHPWGADGEGRSSPSGAPRAESPEEESAEHSQTSRLEKEASAGGGPENKADMLVPEESSHPETTEENCERSDEQTETAEEAVESRDSDEPEDPAGSGGAESKDDVRGRASRGKDKNKEECAMS, encoded by the exons AGTTCCAGGCCCAGCCACGAAAGCAAGCTGTCCACCAGGCGGTCGTCCCGGGAGGACAAGTGG GGCTCCTACTACTCGGACCTCGGGCTTTCCTGCGGCGGCAGCCTTCCCTCCCGGCCGGTGTCGGCCTCCCAGAATGGAGCTCGG GCCTCCGTGGCGTGTGACGAGAGCGTGTACGGCGGGAGCCGGAGATTCAGCGCCCCCAACGCGCACCCT CCCTCCGAGTACAGCGGCTGCCTGGGCTCCGGATCTCGGGCTTCCTCCAGGGCCGGCTCCGCTCGGGCAAGTCCAGTG gTCGAAGAGAGGCCAGAAAAGGACTTTACAGAGAAG ggaTCTCGCAACATGCCCAGCTTATCCGCAGCCACGCTGGCCTCTCTGGGCGGAACGTCCTCGCGGAGGGGCAGCGGGGACACCTCCATCTCCGTGGACACCGAGGCCTCCATCAGGGAAATCAAG GAGATCAATGAGTTGAAGGACCAGATTCAGGATGTAGAAGGCAAATACATGCAGGGCCTGAGAGAAATGAAG GACTCGCTGGCAGAAGTCGAGGAGAAGTACAAGAAGGCCATGGTGTCCAACGCCCAGCTGGACAACGAAAAGACCAACTTCATGTACCAGGTCGACACCCTGAAGGACGCCTTGTTAGAGCTGGAGGAACAGCTGGCCGAATCCCGAAGACAGTACGAGGAGAAAAACAAG GAATTCGAAAGACAGAAACATGCCCACAGCGTGCTGCAGTTTCAGTTTGCCGAAGCCAAAGAGGCCTTAAAGCAGCGGGACGAGATGCTGGCG GAGATCCAGCAGCTCCGGCAGAAGCAGGAGGCTTATGTGAGGGAGGTTTCTGATCTCCAGGAGACGATAGAATGGAAAGACAAAAAGATAGGG GCattagagaggcagaaagagtaCTTTGATTCCGTACGGAGTGAGCGAGATGACCTTCGGGCCGAAGCGATCCTGCTCAAGGAGGAGCTGAAG AAACATGGAATAATCCTGAATTCTGAAGTAACCACCAATGGAGAGCCTCTAGATAATAGAAGTAACATGAGCCACCTGGGCTCTCCCAAAGTATCCCAAGAGGAGACAAATGCCCTGAAGTCATCCAACGATGGGACGCTAG GAAGAGTCAAGGAAGTGAAGGTGGCAAGTGAGAATGTGGACAAAGTGGGGGAAAGCGCGGTCTGGCAGAATCCCGAGCGTGAGCAGCCCCAGGCCTTGCCTCCCGATGGGAATGCCCAGGCAGAAGCCTCCCCGCCCCCGCAAGACCATGCCACGGTGCCAGAAGCCTTAGCCACGGACCCGGGGCAGGAGCCGCCTCCCACCCACGTGCCAGAGACTCGGGCGGTCCCTGGAAATAGCAACAAGCAGGTTGGAGACCAAGCAAGGGCTGAGCCTCCCCGTTTCCTGGAGGCTAGTGTAGAAGCCAATCATCACCCTGATGGCTTAAAGAGTCATGATGTGGCTCAGGATCAGGAGAGTGCAGGGAGCCCTCCGTATCCAGGCGAGGTGCTCAGCCAGGATGGACGCAGCTCCGCAGAGgctcaaaacagaaagaaagagggaaaaccAGAGGAAGAGAGTAGCAGGAAATCAGATCAGGAAAGCGATCCCGCGGGCAGCCCAAGTCCTGAAAGAACAGGCGCAGCACTGGAGGGACCGAATGAAAGTCTTCCAGAAAGCTTGCTTGAAGGGGAAGAGGCCGAAGGCAAGAAGCACTTAGACACAAAGGCAGGCAGAGAAGGGTCCAAAGATGGAGCGGTTATTTCAGATAAAAAATGTACAAATCTCACCCAAGGGGACCAGAATAAGGAGGAAGAAACACTGGGGATCagtgaaggagagaagaaagaggaggagctAATGCAGACAATGCCGTCGTCTCCCAAACTCGAGAGCGGTCAGCCTGAAAAAACGGCCAGGACAGGCCCGACGGGGGCCGGCGAATGCTCCCGTCCCAGCGTGCCTGCTGCTGCAGGAAGAGATGACCAGAAAGGGGAGCTGTGCGAAACCTCATCCAGAAAGTCCAAGaacaagaagaggaaaaacaagaagagaaaatctCCCCCCGTAGACTCTCCCGAAGACGTTAAGAAGGAGTTGGTCTTCCAAAACaccgaggaggacgaggaggaggaagTCCGGGATCCGGCCCAAGACGCCCTCGCTAAGGCGGCCCACGACGGAAAGCAGGAAGCGAGGACCGAGCTCGACGAGTACGTGGATTGTCCGGAGGAAGCCAACGCCGACTCGGACGACAAACCAAACCTGGAGGTTGATAAAGCCAAGAAGCCCCAAGAAGCACCCGAGCTTGGGAGAGACACGGCCCATCCTTGGGGAGCCGATGGCGAGGGACGGTCCAGTCCCTCGGGGGCCCCCAGGGCAGAAAGCCCAGAAGAGGAGTCGGCCGAGCACAGCCAGACATCCAGGCTGGAGAAGGAAGCCTCGGCGGGCGGCGGGCCAGAAAACAAAGCCGACATGTTGGTCCCCGAGGAGAGTTCTCACCCCGAGACGACGGAGGAAAACTGCGAGCGGTCAGACGAGCAGACAGAGACGGCCGAGGAAGCCGTAGAAAGCCGAGACAGCGACGAGCCCGAAGACCCAGCGGGCAGCGGCGGGGCGGAGAGCAAGGACGACGTCCGAGGCAGGGCCAGCCGGGGGAAAGATAAGAATAAAGAAGAGTGTGCCATGTCCTGA